A genomic stretch from Empedobacter stercoris includes:
- a CDS encoding YkvA family protein, whose amino-acid sequence MKKSKFFKVASGAAMAAQNDKSFIEKVKAFFAMLSDFRKGNYKPDMKNIVLGLLATLYIISPIDFIPEALLGPFGLIDDLGILLFGMKYFNKEVLKYLSWKSTQQVYADVEDAEIVD is encoded by the coding sequence ATGAAAAAATCAAAATTCTTTAAAGTCGCTAGTGGTGCTGCAATGGCAGCTCAAAATGACAAATCTTTCATCGAAAAAGTGAAAGCATTTTTTGCAATGCTAAGCGATTTCAGAAAAGGTAACTACAAACCTGACATGAAAAATATTGTTTTAGGTTTATTGGCAACTTTATATATAATTTCTCCAATTGATTTTATTCCAGAAGCACTTTTAGGACCTTTTGGTTTAATAGATGACCTTGGGATTTTACTTTTTGGAATGAAATATTTCAATAAAGAAGTCTTAAAATATTTATCTTGGAAATCAACACAGCAAGTTTATGCAGATGTAGAAGATGCAGAGATTGTAGATTAA
- a CDS encoding Crp/Fnr family transcriptional regulator: MEIEQILTQISPISSISLHQLIDKIELINFPKNYSFLNADKIEKKVYFIKKGIVRAYTIDDGKELTFWFGKEGDSILSMRSYVENKTSYETIETIEDCELYEIKIADLQEFYLTNLEIANWGRKLAENELIKTEERFISRQVGTATDRYRKLLIETPSLINRVQLGYIASYLGISQVTLSRIRAEI, from the coding sequence ATGGAAATAGAACAAATTCTGACTCAAATTTCACCAATATCATCAATTTCGCTTCATCAACTAATTGATAAAATTGAATTAATAAATTTCCCTAAAAACTATTCTTTTTTAAATGCTGATAAAATAGAAAAGAAAGTTTATTTCATTAAAAAAGGAATTGTTAGAGCCTATACGATTGATGATGGAAAAGAATTGACATTTTGGTTTGGAAAAGAAGGTGATTCTATTTTGTCTATGAGAAGTTATGTGGAAAATAAAACGAGTTACGAGACGATAGAAACGATAGAAGATTGTGAATTGTACGAAATAAAAATTGCAGATTTACAAGAGTTTTATTTAACCAATTTGGAAATAGCTAATTGGGGACGAAAATTAGCCGAAAACGAATTAATCAAAACAGAAGAACGATTTATTTCGAGACAAGTTGGAACAGCTACAGACCGTTACAGAAAGTTATTAATTGAAACTCCAAGTTTAATTAACCGTGTTCAGTTGGGATATATTGCATCGTATTTAGGTATTTCTCAAGTGACTTTAAGCCGTATTCGTGCCGAAATATAA
- a CDS encoding 3'-5' exonuclease, which translates to MENFVAIDFETANNYRNSACAVGIVTVTDNVVTDEYYTLIQPPLNQYNYHNILVHGIRPEDTIDAPTFDDIYFEIKHRLQNQIVVAHNEAFDRSVLKHTMEFYGLNYSQLNLSDRWECTYRIFKLKGIKPTKLSDCARKFNLQLNHHEALSDAKVCAQLYLLK; encoded by the coding sequence ATGGAAAATTTTGTTGCAATTGATTTTGAAACTGCAAATAACTATCGCAATTCAGCTTGTGCAGTTGGAATCGTTACTGTAACTGATAATGTGGTTACAGACGAGTACTACACGCTAATTCAACCACCTCTTAATCAATATAATTACCACAATATTTTGGTACATGGTATTCGCCCAGAAGATACAATTGATGCACCAACATTTGACGATATCTATTTTGAAATTAAACACCGTTTACAAAATCAAATTGTAGTTGCGCATAATGAAGCTTTTGATCGTTCTGTTCTAAAACATACAATGGAATTCTATGGTTTAAACTATTCACAACTTAATCTTTCTGATCGTTGGGAATGTACTTATAGAATTTTTAAATTGAAAGGAATCAAACCAACTAAACTATCAGATTGTGCTAGAAAATTTAATTTACAACTGAATCATCATGAAGCATTATCCGATGCAAAAGTTTGCGCACAATTATATTTACTAAAGTAA
- a CDS encoding isocitrate lyase/PEP mutase family protein: protein MSLENFKKLHNQNYPLVIANVWDIISAKAAEEAGFLAVGTSSHAIANMLGYEDGQNISFYEMLYIIERISKSTSLLVSADIESGFTEDLETLNDYIEKLVDAGVVGINLEDGNTDDDNRKLSNQIVLEKKIKSIKEYLNSKNKDIFINARIDTYTTKVENPLEETLKRAKLYKEAGADGIFVPLIEEKSDIENVINQIELPLNIFITPKLSSYKIISELGVHRISSGNKVHQKVTDFTNEFFKELLESKDFSKLL from the coding sequence ATGTCTTTAGAAAATTTCAAGAAATTGCATAACCAAAATTACCCACTTGTTATTGCAAATGTGTGGGATATTATAAGTGCAAAAGCTGCCGAAGAAGCCGGTTTTTTAGCTGTAGGCACTTCGAGTCATGCCATTGCCAATATGTTAGGTTATGAAGATGGTCAAAATATTTCGTTTTATGAAATGTTGTATATAATCGAACGGATTTCAAAATCTACATCACTTTTAGTTTCAGCAGATATCGAAAGTGGTTTTACTGAGGATTTAGAAACGTTGAATGATTATATCGAAAAATTAGTTGATGCTGGTGTTGTCGGAATCAATTTAGAGGATGGAAATACAGATGATGATAATCGAAAATTATCCAATCAAATTGTGCTCGAAAAAAAGATTAAATCTATTAAGGAATATTTAAATTCAAAAAATAAAGATATTTTCATTAATGCCAGAATTGATACTTATACAACAAAAGTTGAAAATCCTTTAGAAGAAACTTTAAAAAGAGCCAAATTATACAAAGAAGCTGGTGCGGACGGAATTTTTGTTCCTTTGATTGAAGAAAAATCTGATATCGAAAATGTAATTAATCAAATTGAATTACCGTTAAATATCTTTATTACACCAAAATTAAGTTCATATAAGATAATTAGCGAATTAGGTGTTCATCGCATTTCGAGTGGAAATAAAGTTCATCAAAAAGTGACAGATTTTACGAATGAATTTTTCAAAGAATTATTAGAATCAAAAGATTTTTCTAAATTATTGTAA
- a CDS encoding DMT family transporter, with amino-acid sequence MNWILLILGGLFEVGFTSSLGKAKETTGSEMYMWYGIFGVCLVASMFLLIKATQTLPLGTAYAVWTGIGAVGTVLVGIFVFKEPANFWRIFFIFTLISSIVGLKFVSN; translated from the coding sequence ATGAATTGGATTTTATTGATTTTAGGAGGATTGTTCGAAGTTGGTTTCACTTCATCTTTAGGAAAAGCGAAAGAAACCACTGGTTCTGAAATGTATATGTGGTATGGCATATTTGGAGTCTGTTTAGTTGCTAGTATGTTTTTGCTGATTAAGGCGACACAGACTTTACCTTTAGGTACAGCTTATGCAGTTTGGACAGGAATTGGAGCGGTTGGAACTGTGTTAGTTGGAATATTTGTATTTAAAGAACCCGCAAATTTTTGGCGAATATTTTTTATTTTCACTTTAATTAGTTCAATTGTTGGGTTGAAATTTGTATCAAATTAA
- the miaA gene encoding tRNA (adenosine(37)-N6)-dimethylallyltransferase MiaA translates to MQNIQKNKTLISVVGPTAIGKTNLAIAVAKHFQSEIISCDSRQFFKEMKIGTAVPSNEELAQVKHHFIQNISIYEKYSVGDFERDGLLFLDNYFKTNDICVMVGGSGLYEKAITVGFDTFPEVDSAIREKLNDELEEFGIEKLQKELEQVDPKYFNEVDIFNKQRVTRALEIYRSSGQPFSQFRNNNLGKRPFNIIKIGLELPREEMYDRINRRVDIMMNEGLLNEAKLLFHLKELNALQTVGYRELFDSFDEKITLDFAIDEIKKNTRRFAKRQMTWFKKDEKVNWFSPFETEKIINFITLNL, encoded by the coding sequence ATGCAAAATATTCAAAAAAATAAAACGTTAATTTCTGTTGTTGGTCCAACTGCAATTGGTAAAACGAATTTGGCTATAGCGGTTGCAAAACATTTTCAGTCCGAAATTATTTCGTGTGATAGCCGACAATTTTTCAAAGAAATGAAAATAGGAACAGCTGTTCCCTCAAACGAAGAATTGGCTCAAGTAAAACATCATTTTATTCAAAATATTTCTATTTACGAAAAATATTCAGTTGGTGATTTTGAACGAGATGGATTATTATTTTTAGATAACTACTTCAAAACAAATGATATTTGTGTGATGGTTGGTGGATCTGGTTTATATGAAAAAGCCATTACAGTTGGTTTTGATACTTTTCCAGAGGTAGATTCTGCTATTCGAGAAAAATTGAATGATGAATTAGAAGAGTTTGGAATCGAAAAGTTACAAAAAGAATTAGAACAGGTAGATCCTAAATACTTTAACGAAGTCGATATTTTCAATAAACAACGCGTTACAAGAGCCTTAGAAATTTATCGATCTTCTGGACAACCTTTCTCACAATTCAGAAATAATAATTTAGGCAAACGTCCATTTAACATAATAAAAATTGGTTTAGAACTTCCTCGCGAAGAAATGTACGATCGCATTAATCGTCGCGTTGATATTATGATGAACGAAGGTTTGTTGAATGAAGCTAAATTGTTGTTTCATTTGAAAGAATTAAATGCCTTACAAACTGTTGGTTACCGAGAATTATTTGATTCTTTTGATGAAAAAATAACATTAGATTTTGCAATAGATGAAATCAAAAAGAATACAAGACGATTTGCAAAACGTCAAATGACATGGTTTAAAAAAGATGAAAAAGTTAATTGGTTTTCTCCTTTTGAAACCGAAAAAATAATCAATTTTATAACATTAAATTTATAA
- a CDS encoding DUF493 family protein: MNNNRDYSFEEIPDSFHNEQDFYAKFRERLDDVQKFPADYLFKFIYPSNEETMKKIKDVYAGTNAEYEYKASKNRKYTSISIKLYVIDSETVINYYKEIAKIEGVIML; this comes from the coding sequence ATGAACAATAATAGAGATTATAGTTTCGAAGAAATTCCTGATAGCTTTCACAATGAGCAAGATTTTTATGCAAAATTTAGAGAAAGATTAGATGATGTTCAGAAATTTCCAGCAGATTATTTATTCAAATTCATTTACCCTTCAAACGAAGAAACAATGAAAAAAATAAAAGATGTTTATGCAGGAACAAATGCAGAATACGAATACAAAGCTTCGAAAAACAGAAAATATACGTCAATTTCGATTAAACTTTATGTTATTGATTCAGAAACTGTGATCAATTATTACAAAGAGATTGCTAAAATAGAAGGCGTAATCATGCTATAA
- a CDS encoding MaoC family dehydratase, producing MVIINNFDEYKAFEGKEIGKSDWHIITQEQINRFADATLDHQWIHTDPEKAANEGPFKKTIAHGYLTLSLIPHLWDQIAEVRNIKMLINYGIENLKFGQAVLVDSEVRLTAKLKKITDLRGIAKVVIEANFEIKDNPKPAYTADVVFLYHFNN from the coding sequence ATGGTAATTATTAATAATTTCGATGAGTACAAAGCTTTCGAAGGAAAAGAAATCGGAAAATCAGATTGGCACATTATAACACAAGAACAAATCAATCGCTTTGCTGATGCAACTTTAGATCATCAATGGATTCATACAGATCCAGAAAAAGCTGCTAATGAAGGTCCTTTCAAAAAAACAATTGCTCATGGTTATTTAACACTTTCTTTGATTCCTCATTTATGGGATCAAATTGCAGAAGTTCGAAATATCAAAATGTTAATCAATTACGGGATTGAGAATTTAAAATTTGGACAAGCTGTTTTAGTAGATAGCGAAGTAAGATTAACAGCTAAATTAAAAAAGATAACTGACTTAAGAGGAATTGCAAAAGTCGTAATTGAAGCTAACTTCGAAATTAAAGACAATCCAAAACCTGCTTATACAGCAGATGTAGTTTTTCTATATCACTTCAACAACTAA